One Bradyrhizobium zhanjiangense DNA segment encodes these proteins:
- a CDS encoding LLM class flavin-dependent oxidoreductase, translating to MALTFGFWSEQETQVGQSYARRLHELVDEVRLAEKMGFDCASLSEQHVALGGISSSAPEVVYGYLAAVTSRIKLRPAVTLMPQKINHALRTAERLAVTDILSNGRMEFYAGRANTTIAMRAFNVDPGETLAQMEEGIALLKKSMREDIFTFEGKYYQVPPRMLVPKPLQKPHPVIGIAATSERSHSWAGAEGLAVMSNSIYQGWEVQEKLLNSYRRSWKRDELGPLERPRIGIPLFFGIGPTDQKAKEDYAEPLMNYAKISTDAYPRLAKIADDYAYMSESVPAMERAAKDWDYLLNHSATTVCGSPDTVIRQIEKFQALGIDEVLLHLDSVNHEKIMEAIEMVGRYVIPHFNDRNNVVRPTEEILGQIRAMRPQK from the coding sequence ATGGCACTTACGTTCGGGTTTTGGTCGGAGCAGGAAACCCAGGTCGGGCAGAGTTATGCGCGCCGACTCCATGAGCTGGTGGACGAGGTGCGCCTCGCAGAAAAAATGGGGTTCGATTGCGCCTCGCTCTCCGAACAACACGTCGCATTGGGCGGCATTTCGAGCTCGGCGCCAGAGGTGGTCTATGGCTATCTCGCTGCCGTCACCTCGCGCATCAAGCTGAGGCCGGCGGTCACTTTGATGCCGCAGAAGATCAATCACGCCTTGCGGACCGCGGAGCGCTTGGCGGTGACGGACATTCTCTCGAACGGTCGCATGGAGTTCTACGCCGGTCGAGCCAATACCACCATCGCGATGCGCGCGTTCAACGTCGATCCGGGTGAGACGCTCGCTCAAATGGAGGAGGGGATCGCGCTTCTGAAGAAATCGATGCGCGAAGACATCTTCACCTTCGAGGGCAAGTACTACCAGGTTCCGCCGCGAATGCTTGTCCCGAAGCCCCTGCAGAAGCCCCATCCGGTCATCGGCATCGCTGCCACGAGCGAACGCAGTCACAGCTGGGCTGGCGCCGAAGGCCTCGCTGTAATGAGCAATTCGATCTACCAGGGATGGGAGGTCCAGGAAAAGCTGCTCAACTCCTATCGTCGATCCTGGAAGCGTGACGAGCTTGGGCCGCTCGAGCGCCCACGCATCGGCATTCCGCTCTTTTTTGGGATTGGTCCTACGGATCAGAAGGCGAAGGAAGACTACGCCGAGCCGTTGATGAACTATGCGAAGATCTCGACCGACGCTTATCCGCGCTTGGCAAAGATTGCCGATGATTACGCGTACATGAGCGAGAGCGTACCCGCCATGGAGCGCGCCGCCAAGGACTGGGATTATCTGCTCAATCACTCGGCAACTACGGTTTGCGGGAGCCCCGATACCGTCATTCGACAGATCGAAAAGTTCCAGGCATTGGGCATTGATGAGGTCCTTCTGCATCTGGACTCCGTAAATCACGAGAAGATCATGGAAGCGATCGAAATGGTCGGGCGCTACGTCATCCCGCACTTCAATGACAGAAACAATGTCGTGCGGCCGACGGAGGAGATCCTCGGTCAGATTCGCGCCATGCGGCCGCAAAAGTAA
- a CDS encoding enoyl-CoA hydratase/isomerase family protein, whose protein sequence is MSKQGYKYLIVERRPSGVAVVTMNRPEILNAINWDMHHELERVFVELDDDKATRAIVLTGAGRGFCSGGDQKTLDKSPIPSPTRGGRHLIRNMLEVEVPIVAAVNGVAVGLGATLALFCDVIFANPTARFADTHVTAGVVAGDGGAVIWPLLMGPARAKHYLMTGEFISAEKAASIGMINDVISDRDVKEAAIEYAEMLASGPREAIIWTKYSVNKIIKQYSHLLLDTSTALETITFASPDRRDAVAAFAEKRKRFAER, encoded by the coding sequence ATGTCGAAGCAGGGCTACAAATATCTGATTGTCGAGCGGCGTCCGAGCGGTGTTGCCGTCGTAACCATGAACCGCCCGGAAATCCTGAATGCGATCAACTGGGATATGCACCACGAGCTGGAGCGCGTCTTCGTCGAGCTGGACGACGACAAGGCGACACGCGCAATCGTGCTGACGGGCGCCGGGCGCGGCTTCTGTTCCGGTGGCGATCAGAAGACGCTCGACAAGAGCCCGATTCCTTCGCCGACCCGAGGTGGGCGTCATCTCATTCGGAATATGCTGGAAGTCGAAGTCCCTATCGTTGCTGCAGTCAACGGCGTTGCCGTTGGTCTCGGCGCGACGCTCGCTCTCTTCTGCGATGTCATCTTCGCAAATCCAACAGCACGGTTCGCCGATACGCATGTCACGGCGGGTGTCGTCGCAGGTGACGGAGGGGCTGTGATCTGGCCTCTCCTGATGGGGCCTGCCCGTGCGAAACACTATCTCATGACCGGCGAATTCATTTCCGCGGAAAAGGCGGCTTCCATCGGAATGATCAACGACGTCATTTCCGACAGAGACGTCAAGGAGGCCGCGATCGAATACGCTGAGATGCTCGCGAGCGGTCCGAGGGAAGCGATCATTTGGACCAAATACAGCGTCAACAAGATCATCAAGCAATATTCGCACCTATTGCTGGATACGTCGACTGCTCTGGAGACTATCACTTTCGCATCGCCTGATCGGAGGGATGCGGTCGCCGCGTTCGCCGAAAAGCGCAAGCGTTTCGCGGAGCGGTGA
- a CDS encoding AMP-dependent synthetase/ligase gives MDVEHFTSGAQFADVTIPQLLSSRRAARPDEIAFKQKRRGEWTATTWRQYSDLVANLAAALQRAGFKHGDRAAIMGDVSQEWLLADMATICAGGVMVGVYFTSSPEEVGYYLSDSGASFVFVGSELQLNIVLASGLADKLSKIIVLDPEWKGAGGSANVVPLQEFLRGIAVDADLFLREQIAKSKASDLASIGYTSGTTGFPKGAMLTHLSLLAGAHSVTTFNSSLPSDAHRVVVHLPMSHTVARAQATTLPLLIRLVPYFGESSADFAQTIKEVKPTYFMAPPRFYQRFATQILSKVHSGSEKQKQDYQFAMTIARKALDDRQAGGVPNPFISALFAVCRERIFRPLLAEVGFEHLTVTYTSSAAMPSELMSLWQLWGLQLKECYGQTELVGANLVQMAEWPEAGTVGVPVHDAAWETAVLEDGEMIVKGPGLFVGYWNKPEETRSALRDGWLYTGDIVEIGPTGLFKLVDRKKEIINTSNGKSISPTQIENEIRHSPFISEAAVIGEGKKYLTALIEVDATATMEWAKSRDLRIAHYSDLAESEIVVRMVEGEIAKANGRLARAEQIKAFRILPEELSPENGVMTPTRKKRRKQIMERYRSLIDSLYDDSEENLIKTEVGI, from the coding sequence ATGGACGTCGAACACTTCACGTCGGGGGCTCAGTTCGCGGATGTAACCATTCCGCAGCTTCTGAGTTCTCGACGAGCAGCGCGGCCGGACGAGATAGCATTCAAGCAGAAGCGCCGGGGCGAATGGACTGCGACAACCTGGAGGCAGTATTCAGATCTGGTCGCTAATTTGGCCGCGGCTCTGCAGAGAGCCGGATTCAAACACGGTGACCGTGCGGCCATCATGGGAGACGTGTCCCAAGAGTGGCTGCTTGCGGACATGGCGACGATCTGCGCCGGCGGAGTGATGGTCGGCGTCTATTTTACGTCATCGCCAGAAGAAGTTGGCTACTACCTCAGCGATTCCGGAGCATCCTTCGTCTTTGTCGGGAGCGAACTTCAACTCAATATTGTCCTGGCGTCAGGCCTGGCCGACAAGTTGAGTAAAATCATAGTGCTCGACCCGGAGTGGAAGGGAGCGGGCGGCTCCGCAAATGTTGTCCCGCTCCAGGAGTTCTTGAGAGGAATCGCGGTCGACGCTGATTTGTTCCTTAGGGAGCAGATTGCGAAATCAAAGGCAAGCGATCTCGCGAGCATTGGGTACACATCCGGTACGACGGGGTTTCCGAAAGGTGCGATGCTAACCCACCTTTCGCTACTCGCTGGCGCGCACTCAGTAACAACCTTCAATTCGAGTTTGCCTTCCGATGCGCATCGCGTCGTGGTGCATCTTCCGATGTCCCACACGGTTGCGCGCGCGCAGGCAACGACGTTGCCGTTGCTAATCCGGCTTGTGCCGTACTTTGGGGAATCGAGCGCTGATTTCGCTCAAACGATCAAGGAAGTGAAGCCAACCTACTTCATGGCTCCGCCGAGGTTCTATCAGAGGTTTGCCACCCAGATCCTCAGTAAGGTTCATTCGGGGTCTGAGAAGCAGAAGCAAGACTACCAATTCGCAATGACGATCGCTCGCAAGGCGCTCGACGACCGTCAGGCCGGCGGTGTGCCCAACCCGTTCATATCCGCCCTGTTCGCCGTCTGCCGGGAACGGATTTTCCGTCCCTTGCTTGCCGAGGTCGGGTTTGAACATCTCACCGTCACCTATACGTCGTCGGCCGCGATGCCTTCCGAACTCATGTCTCTGTGGCAGCTGTGGGGACTGCAGCTAAAGGAATGCTACGGGCAGACCGAGCTGGTTGGAGCGAACCTGGTCCAGATGGCTGAATGGCCGGAAGCGGGAACCGTAGGCGTCCCCGTACATGATGCGGCGTGGGAAACTGCCGTTCTTGAAGACGGAGAAATGATCGTCAAAGGTCCTGGGCTCTTTGTCGGATACTGGAATAAGCCAGAGGAAACGAGGTCGGCCCTCCGCGATGGCTGGCTTTATACCGGCGATATCGTGGAGATTGGGCCGACAGGCCTGTTCAAGCTGGTCGATCGAAAGAAGGAGATCATCAACACATCCAACGGCAAATCGATCAGCCCCACGCAGATCGAGAATGAAATCCGGCACAGTCCCTTCATCTCTGAAGCGGCGGTGATCGGAGAAGGAAAGAAGTATCTGACCGCGTTGATCGAAGTAGATGCAACCGCGACAATGGAGTGGGCCAAATCGCGTGATCTTCGCATTGCGCACTATTCGGATCTGGCGGAGTCAGAGATCGTCGTCCGGATGGTTGAAGGCGAGATTGCCAAAGCGAACGGTCGGCTAGCGAGGGCCGAGCAGATCAAGGCCTTTCGAATACTTCCGGAGGAGCTCTCTCCGGAGAATGGCGTGATGACGCCAACGCGGAAAAAACGCCGCAAGCAAATAATGGAGCGGTACCGGTCACTGATCGATTCGCTCTATGACGATAGTGAGGAAAATCTGATCAAGACCGAGGTAGGAATATAA
- a CDS encoding ABC transporter substrate-binding protein, whose amino-acid sequence MKNRIGKRFTRRAVLGSGAGIAAGLVSWPVRAVGQVKVKIGAIMPSSGVLAFPGQACVRGIDLGAKFARQKYGDDIEVSHADTQSRPENGRIAAENLIRQGCTVLIGAWDSGATISALQACEAAKVPMVVHIASATQVTSQGFTQVFRYYPTSLMIIRQSLVDLKALLPTLNGAPASAVVLHLNNVMGQSSATSIAQAWKEVDLPIKLTEFIPYDEKAKDLSVEVAKAKATGADMLFPITRVNDAIMITRECVKQGWSPKMIYSANSNGVIDKAYYDALGKYADGAMASALYYNPKAPDAHKILEMFAADYPNEWLDANAACAFEAVQIVRDAVKRAGSSESGAIHDALKLTEMQPVLMSSGTIKFDSSGQNVNSAVALLQAQKGKPRVVSPRAIAEADLEYPLVPFSSR is encoded by the coding sequence ATGAAGAATCGCATCGGAAAAAGGTTTACTCGCCGGGCCGTACTCGGCAGCGGTGCTGGCATCGCCGCCGGGCTTGTATCGTGGCCGGTCAGGGCGGTAGGCCAAGTCAAGGTTAAGATCGGCGCGATCATGCCCAGCAGCGGCGTGTTGGCGTTCCCCGGACAGGCTTGCGTGCGGGGCATTGATCTCGGCGCGAAGTTCGCCAGACAGAAGTACGGTGATGACATTGAGGTCAGTCACGCCGATACGCAGAGCCGGCCGGAAAATGGCCGCATCGCTGCGGAGAACCTGATCCGCCAGGGTTGTACGGTCCTCATAGGCGCCTGGGACTCAGGCGCGACCATCTCGGCGCTTCAGGCCTGCGAAGCAGCGAAGGTCCCGATGGTCGTGCATATCGCCAGCGCGACCCAAGTGACCTCGCAGGGGTTCACTCAGGTCTTCCGCTACTATCCGACGTCGCTGATGATCATTCGTCAGTCGCTTGTCGATTTGAAAGCTCTGTTGCCGACCCTCAACGGTGCGCCAGCCAGCGCGGTCGTCCTCCACCTCAACAACGTGATGGGGCAGTCCAGCGCAACGAGCATAGCACAGGCCTGGAAAGAGGTCGATCTCCCGATCAAGCTCACCGAGTTCATTCCATACGATGAGAAGGCCAAGGATCTCTCGGTCGAAGTTGCAAAGGCAAAAGCGACCGGCGCTGACATGCTTTTCCCGATCACCCGGGTCAACGACGCCATCATGATCACACGTGAGTGTGTAAAGCAGGGATGGAGCCCGAAAATGATCTACTCGGCGAATTCGAACGGCGTTATCGACAAGGCATATTACGACGCGCTCGGCAAATACGCTGACGGCGCGATGGCGTCGGCGCTCTACTACAATCCGAAGGCGCCCGACGCGCACAAAATTCTCGAGATGTTCGCGGCCGACTACCCCAATGAATGGCTCGACGCAAATGCGGCATGCGCTTTCGAGGCCGTGCAGATCGTCAGGGATGCGGTAAAGCGTGCGGGCTCGTCGGAATCGGGGGCAATTCACGACGCGCTCAAGCTGACGGAAATGCAGCCAGTCTTGATGTCGTCTGGGACGATCAAATTTGACTCAAGCGGCCAAAACGTGAATTCCGCCGTGGCTCTGCTTCAGGCGCAAAAAGGCAAGCCGCGCGTCGTTTCACCGAGGGCAATTGCCGAAGCAGACCTGGAATATCCGCTGGTGCCCTTCAGCTCTCGATAA
- a CDS encoding AraC family transcriptional regulator: MSTSPASEMDHSLARMNLPDLRLNYDPIDPDQFDRPIVSMCIETGEHGDELPLHSHKKGQLVVASHGSVMCRAPGGLWIVPPQGAVWIPPGVMHSNCVSDNGKVYLVFIDPLASMLPNTCCTFTISSLVRELIHRLSVFPPLYPVEGPTSRLGRVLLDELVQMSTEQMYLPISTDSRLQHLAASLLNDPGDRSTIDELAARYAMSVRTFARLVLKETGMTFGRWRQRLHILVALQRLTAGSSVQAVSLDLGYETPSAFITMFKKTMGKSPRRFLAERSSFSNHQPFT, from the coding sequence ATGAGCACGTCACCCGCATCTGAAATGGATCATAGCCTGGCCAGAATGAATTTGCCGGATCTTAGGCTCAATTACGACCCGATAGATCCGGATCAGTTCGATCGCCCAATCGTCTCGATGTGCATTGAGACTGGTGAACATGGTGACGAGCTCCCGCTGCACTCGCATAAGAAGGGACAATTGGTCGTCGCCTCACATGGATCAGTCATGTGTCGTGCCCCTGGTGGGTTATGGATCGTTCCTCCGCAAGGAGCCGTGTGGATACCTCCTGGGGTCATGCATAGCAATTGCGTATCAGACAATGGAAAGGTCTACCTCGTCTTCATCGATCCGCTGGCAAGTATGCTTCCAAACACTTGCTGCACATTCACGATATCGTCGCTCGTTCGCGAGTTGATACACCGGCTATCCGTATTTCCGCCACTTTATCCCGTTGAAGGACCGACGAGCCGACTCGGTCGAGTGCTGCTCGACGAATTGGTGCAGATGTCCACGGAACAGATGTACTTGCCAATTTCCACGGACAGCCGACTTCAACATCTCGCGGCATCACTGCTCAATGATCCCGGCGACCGAAGCACCATCGATGAACTCGCCGCCCGGTATGCAATGAGTGTGCGGACCTTCGCCCGCCTGGTCTTGAAGGAAACCGGAATGACATTCGGACGCTGGCGGCAGCGGCTTCATATCTTGGTCGCATTGCAACGCTTGACGGCTGGATCGTCGGTGCAGGCCGTTTCGCTCGATCTGGGCTATGAGACCCCGAGCGCGTTCATCACTATGTTCAAGAAGACAATGGGAAAGAGCCCCCGCCGCTTCCTCGCCGAACGGTCGAGCTTCAGCAACCACCAGCCCTTCACATAG
- the mdeB gene encoding alpha-ketoglutarate dehydrogenase, whose protein sequence is MTIRIDAPIKSASGQSLDQDENETADWLASLGSLHRSAGAERVRFILSALDQRAKELRVLSDVPPYSPYRNSIPLESQPPYPGDIQMETRITAIIRWNALAMVVRANRAYGELGGHVASYASAAEIFEVGFNHFFRASSPEAEGDIVYFQPHSSPGVYARAYLEGRLSEENLRYYRQELTGVGLSSYPHPWLMPDFWQMPTGSMGIGPISAIYQARFMKYLDNRGLARTQDRHVWGVFGDGEMDEPESIAGLSLAARENLDNLTFIVNCNLQRLDGPVRGNGQVIQELEMIFRGAGWNVIKVLWGSEWDQIFSRDTEHALLRKFAATVDGKYQTLGAKDGAYNLANFFGEDPEVRALVSHMSDTDIDALKRGGHDLRKLFAAFAAAKATKGRPTVILAKTKKGYGMGGAGESRMTSHQAKKLDIDALYAFRDRFSLPLTNEQVERLEFFRPANDSAELQYLRSKREALGGYMPTRRRTAAAVAVPALQSYAEFALKGEGKETSTTMAVVRLFSNLLKDKVLGPRIVPIVADEARTFGMANLFRQVGIYSPVGQLYEPEDAGSMLYYKEAADGQLLEEGITEAGAISSWTAAATSYSVHNFALLPFYIYYSMFGFQRIGDLIWAAADQRARGFLIGATAGRTTLGGEGLQHQDGSSHVIAATIPNCRAYDPAFSYEVAVIVDHGMHAMLEEGRDEFYYLTVMNENYAQPTMPVDVRDDIIKGLYRVVSSENGPAKVRLVGSGAILPEALEAAKMLERDWQISCEVWSATSFAELAREAREIERKNRLNPLSKQKESHVSKCLSGSVPVVAASDYVRAYPQLIASYFEAPYTVLGTDGFGRSDKRSALRSFFEVDRAQIAIAALTSLARSGAIDRSRVAEAIARYDVPADANSPWSR, encoded by the coding sequence GTGACTATTCGCATCGACGCGCCGATCAAGTCAGCCAGTGGACAATCGCTTGACCAAGACGAAAACGAAACGGCCGATTGGCTTGCATCCCTCGGCTCTCTCCATCGAAGCGCGGGTGCTGAACGTGTACGCTTTATTCTCTCGGCACTGGATCAGCGAGCCAAGGAGCTCCGCGTACTTTCAGATGTGCCTCCCTACTCTCCTTATCGAAATTCGATACCTCTCGAGTCGCAGCCGCCCTATCCGGGTGACATCCAGATGGAGACCCGGATCACTGCGATTATCAGGTGGAACGCCCTCGCCATGGTTGTTCGGGCCAATAGGGCCTACGGGGAACTCGGGGGCCATGTCGCTAGCTATGCGTCGGCGGCAGAAATATTTGAGGTCGGTTTCAACCATTTCTTCCGCGCGTCAAGTCCGGAGGCGGAAGGCGACATTGTGTACTTCCAGCCGCATTCCTCGCCGGGCGTGTATGCGCGCGCGTATCTCGAAGGGCGCCTGTCAGAAGAGAACTTGAGATACTATCGTCAAGAGCTCACCGGGGTGGGCCTGTCCTCATATCCGCATCCTTGGCTCATGCCGGACTTCTGGCAGATGCCAACAGGCTCGATGGGCATCGGACCAATCAGCGCCATCTACCAGGCGCGTTTCATGAAATATCTCGACAACAGAGGTTTGGCGCGTACCCAAGACCGCCACGTGTGGGGCGTATTCGGTGACGGAGAAATGGATGAGCCGGAGTCGATCGCCGGCCTGTCTTTGGCGGCGCGTGAGAACCTCGACAATCTGACGTTTATCGTCAATTGCAATCTTCAACGGCTCGACGGTCCAGTGCGCGGGAACGGACAGGTCATCCAAGAACTGGAGATGATCTTCCGAGGGGCAGGCTGGAATGTGATTAAGGTGCTGTGGGGATCGGAGTGGGATCAGATCTTCTCGCGCGACACAGAGCACGCATTGTTGCGCAAATTCGCTGCGACGGTTGATGGGAAGTATCAGACGCTCGGTGCCAAGGACGGAGCGTACAATCTCGCAAACTTCTTCGGTGAAGATCCGGAGGTGCGGGCTCTCGTCTCGCATATGTCCGATACTGACATCGATGCGCTGAAGCGAGGCGGCCATGATCTTCGGAAGCTATTTGCCGCCTTCGCTGCAGCAAAGGCGACCAAGGGGCGGCCGACTGTTATCCTGGCGAAGACCAAGAAAGGGTATGGAATGGGAGGCGCCGGGGAGTCGCGCATGACGTCTCATCAGGCGAAAAAGCTCGACATCGATGCGCTCTATGCGTTCCGCGATCGCTTCTCTCTTCCACTGACCAACGAGCAGGTTGAACGTCTCGAGTTCTTCCGTCCCGCGAACGACAGCGCCGAGCTTCAGTATCTACGGTCGAAGCGTGAGGCACTTGGCGGCTACATGCCGACCAGAAGGCGGACGGCGGCGGCCGTTGCCGTCCCCGCCCTACAGTCCTATGCCGAGTTCGCGCTCAAGGGCGAGGGCAAAGAGACGTCGACGACGATGGCGGTGGTTCGGCTGTTCTCGAATCTGCTTAAGGACAAAGTGCTCGGTCCCAGAATTGTGCCAATCGTTGCCGACGAGGCGCGGACGTTCGGTATGGCTAACCTGTTCAGGCAGGTGGGGATCTACTCACCGGTCGGGCAGCTCTATGAGCCGGAAGACGCGGGCTCGATGCTCTACTACAAGGAGGCGGCGGACGGTCAACTTCTCGAGGAAGGCATTACAGAGGCAGGCGCGATTTCTTCCTGGACGGCCGCGGCGACGTCTTACAGCGTCCATAACTTCGCATTGCTACCGTTCTATATCTACTATTCGATGTTCGGATTTCAGCGGATCGGCGATCTTATCTGGGCGGCCGCGGATCAGCGCGCGCGGGGCTTCCTGATCGGCGCGACCGCCGGCCGCACGACTCTCGGCGGCGAAGGACTGCAGCATCAAGACGGCTCTAGCCATGTCATCGCGGCGACGATCCCGAACTGCCGAGCATACGACCCGGCGTTTTCCTACGAAGTCGCCGTCATCGTGGACCATGGAATGCACGCCATGCTCGAAGAGGGGCGTGATGAATTCTACTATCTTACGGTGATGAACGAGAACTACGCGCAGCCAACCATGCCTGTGGATGTTCGCGACGACATAATAAAAGGTCTCTATCGCGTCGTTTCGAGCGAAAATGGACCTGCGAAGGTGCGCCTCGTCGGTTCCGGCGCAATCCTTCCAGAGGCATTGGAGGCTGCAAAGATGCTGGAGAGGGATTGGCAGATCTCCTGCGAAGTATGGTCGGCCACCAGCTTCGCAGAGCTGGCGCGGGAGGCTCGAGAAATTGAGCGCAAGAACCGTCTAAACCCGCTCTCCAAGCAAAAGGAGAGCCACGTTTCAAAGTGTCTCTCAGGAAGCGTGCCGGTCGTGGCGGCCTCCGACTACGTGCGTGCCTATCCGCAGCTCATAGCGTCGTATTTCGAGGCGCCGTACACCGTTCTCGGTACTGACGGCTTCGGACGGAGCGACAAGCGTTCCGCGCTAAGGTCGTTCTTTGAAGTCGATCGCGCGCAGATCGCTATCGCTGCACTGACATCTCTGGCGCGGTCGGGGGCGATCGATCGCAGCCGGGTGGCCGAGGCCATCGCGCGCTATGACGTCCCGGCGGACGCAAATTCCCCCTGGTCAAGGTAA
- a CDS encoding 2-oxo acid dehydrogenase subunit E2 codes for MVDSIEIVLPDIGDYKDVPIVEINVAVGDDVVIDTPLLSIESDKATMEVPSPAAGKVKQLMIEVGSLVSQGSILMILEAGSASGDSPAQEMSAKAASSAKDAGAVAQGGSASIKVRERPEPSGLEDRGGRPEVSQAHASPSVRALARELGVPLALVVPSGAKGRVLHDDVTSHVKQVMGSTQLPPSAIAPALPRADYEKFGAIERVPLSRIQQITGANLSRNWNTIPHVTNFDKADVTEAEAFRKNINGEAGEASAKLTMVSILIKAAALALKKYPRFNSSFDQDALILKKYIHIGFAVDTPKGLVVPVIRDCDKKGLIEIASEMRALADKALGGQLSPGDMQGGCISVSSLGGVGGHGFTPIINAPEVAILGAGRAVTEAVWDGSGFQPRQMLPITLSWDHRVVDGVAAARFLSFVATLLNDLRRYAL; via the coding sequence ATGGTTGATTCAATAGAAATCGTCCTGCCGGACATCGGGGACTACAAGGACGTGCCGATCGTTGAAATCAACGTCGCGGTTGGCGATGATGTCGTAATCGATACGCCATTGCTCTCGATCGAATCTGACAAAGCAACGATGGAGGTGCCGTCTCCCGCGGCAGGAAAAGTCAAGCAGTTGATGATCGAGGTCGGTAGCTTGGTATCTCAAGGATCAATCTTGATGATTCTAGAGGCAGGATCGGCATCAGGTGACTCACCTGCTCAAGAGATGAGTGCGAAAGCGGCTTCATCAGCGAAGGATGCCGGTGCTGTGGCGCAGGGAGGGTCTGCGTCAATCAAGGTACGAGAAAGGCCTGAGCCAAGTGGATTAGAGGACCGGGGCGGACGGCCCGAGGTCAGTCAGGCGCATGCATCACCGTCGGTTCGCGCATTGGCGCGGGAACTCGGCGTGCCGTTGGCCCTCGTCGTGCCAAGCGGAGCCAAGGGCAGGGTGCTGCACGATGATGTTACGAGCCACGTGAAACAGGTGATGGGGTCGACCCAGTTGCCGCCATCTGCAATCGCTCCAGCGCTGCCAAGGGCAGATTATGAAAAGTTCGGCGCGATCGAAAGAGTGCCTCTCTCGAGAATTCAGCAGATAACCGGGGCAAATCTTTCACGAAACTGGAACACGATCCCGCACGTCACAAACTTCGACAAAGCTGATGTGACCGAAGCGGAGGCGTTCCGAAAGAATATCAATGGAGAGGCGGGGGAGGCCTCAGCGAAGCTGACGATGGTGTCGATCTTGATTAAGGCAGCAGCCCTTGCGCTGAAGAAATATCCCCGCTTCAATTCGTCCTTTGATCAAGATGCCCTAATTCTCAAGAAGTACATTCACATCGGATTTGCAGTCGACACTCCCAAGGGTTTGGTGGTTCCGGTCATCAGAGATTGCGATAAGAAGGGACTGATAGAGATCGCCTCCGAAATGCGTGCGCTCGCGGACAAGGCCCTTGGAGGTCAGTTATCCCCGGGGGACATGCAAGGAGGCTGCATCTCTGTCTCGTCGCTGGGAGGCGTCGGCGGTCATGGGTTCACGCCGATCATCAACGCTCCCGAAGTGGCGATCCTGGGAGCGGGGCGCGCTGTCACCGAGGCAGTCTGGGACGGAAGTGGATTTCAGCCGCGTCAAATGCTTCCGATAACGCTCTCGTGGGATCACCGGGTGGTCGACGGTGTCGCTGCCGCGCGGTTCTTGAGCTTCGTCGCGACTCTGCTGAACGATCTGCGGCGATACGCGTTGTGA